The following proteins are co-located in the Polystyrenella longa genome:
- a CDS encoding sigma-70 family RNA polymerase sigma factor, producing MTDDEYLTTGPLEPLIDSARQGNSEALGELLMVFRRYLVFLARTQLHHHMQAKADPSDLAQEACLAAHGNIANFKGQTIDEFTAWLRGILTNIVAMHLRKYLGTQKRDPRLEQNINHSLTNVSNFLQSGIAGDITSPSGNFERNEAFLRLAEGLEKLSDDYRRVIVLRNIEGMSFKEIAHLMGKTVNAVEKLWVRALAKLRENVGDAE from the coding sequence TTGACCGACGACGAGTACCTGACAACTGGACCACTTGAGCCGTTGATCGACTCTGCTCGCCAAGGGAATAGTGAAGCACTTGGTGAGCTATTGATGGTCTTCCGCAGGTATCTGGTCTTTCTGGCACGCACGCAGTTACATCACCATATGCAAGCCAAAGCAGACCCTTCCGACCTTGCTCAAGAAGCCTGTCTCGCGGCCCATGGAAATATCGCGAACTTCAAGGGGCAGACGATTGACGAGTTCACTGCCTGGCTGCGGGGAATTCTGACCAATATCGTCGCAATGCATCTACGAAAGTATCTCGGTACTCAAAAGCGTGATCCCCGCCTGGAACAGAACATCAATCATAGCCTTACGAATGTTTCGAACTTTCTGCAATCAGGTATCGCTGGAGACATCACGTCCCCCAGTGGGAATTTCGAGAGAAATGAGGCCTTTCTGCGGTTGGCGGAAGGATTGGAGAAATTATCTGATGATTATCGACGTGTCATTGTACTGCGCAACATCGAAGGCATGAGTTTTAAAGAGATCGCTCATTTAATGGGAAAGACTGTCAACGCTGTCGAGAAACTTTGGGTCCGCGCACTTGCAAAACTCCGAGAGAATGTGGGGGATGCAGAATGA
- a CDS encoding IS3 family transposase (programmed frameshift), with protein MPAKRHSSEQIITKLREAEVHLSQGMTIPLMCKKLGIHQQTYYKWRREYGGLRMDQAKRLKELEKENSRLKKLLAESELDKAILKEASFGKLLSPAKRSKVVNFVRDALGQDRVSERRACRVLGQSRTTQRRKRAVPTDEPRLIREMVELATQYGRYGYRRVTELLRRQGWKVNHKRIERLWRQEGLKVPHKQPKRRRLWFNDGSCVRLRPSYQNHVWSYDFVHCRTHDGRAFRMLNLLDEYTRECLSIDVERRLNSEHVLERLSDLFIRSGVPDHIRSDNGPEFTAERVSEWLQKVEVRTLFIEPGSPWENGYIESFNGKLRDELLDGEIFDTLLEAKMLIERWRKEYNTIRPHSSLAYRAPVPETKQLYPPASLRSRRRIELSPDTVEH; from the exons ATGCCCGCAAAACGACATTCATCCGAACAGATCATCACCAAGCTCCGGGAAGCGGAGGTCCATCTCTCTCAGGGGATGACCATCCCGCTGATGTGCAAAAAGCTCGGCATTCATCAGCAGACCTATTACAAATGGCGGCGGGAATACGGCGGACTGCGAATGGATCAGGCGAAGCGTTTGAAAGAACTGGAGAAAGAGAATTCACGCCTCAAGAAACTGTTGGCTGAATCCGAGCTCGACAAAGCGATCTTGAAGGAAGCTTCCT TCGGGAAACTTCTGAGCCCTGCGAAACGGAGCAAGGTGGTGAACTTCGTACGGGATGCTTTAGGACAGGACCGGGTGTCAGAACGCCGGGCCTGTCGCGTACTGGGACAGTCTCGCACGACTCAACGGAGAAAGCGGGCTGTTCCTACTGACGAACCGAGACTGATTCGGGAGATGGTGGAACTGGCAACACAGTATGGCCGCTATGGCTATCGTCGTGTGACAGAACTGCTGCGCCGGCAAGGATGGAAGGTGAATCATAAACGCATCGAACGGCTCTGGAGACAGGAAGGGTTAAAAGTCCCTCATAAACAGCCTAAACGACGACGATTGTGGTTTAACGACGGATCCTGTGTCCGGCTTCGACCAAGCTACCAGAACCATGTCTGGAGTTACGATTTTGTGCATTGCCGCACGCACGATGGTCGTGCATTCCGGATGTTGAATCTCCTGGATGAGTACACGCGGGAATGCCTGTCGATTGATGTGGAACGCAGACTCAACAGCGAACACGTTCTGGAACGTCTCAGTGACCTGTTTATCAGAAGTGGGGTGCCTGATCATATTCGGAGTGACAACGGACCGGAATTCACCGCCGAACGAGTTAGTGAGTGGCTTCAGAAAGTGGAAGTAAGGACCTTGTTCATCGAGCCCGGGAGCCCCTGGGAGAACGGTTACATTGAATCGTTCAACGGCAAGCTTCGAGACGAATTGCTTGATGGCGAGATCTTCGATACGTTATTGGAAGCGAAAATGTTGATCGAACGTTGGCGAAAAGAATACAACACGATCCGACCACATAGTTCCCTGGCTTACCGAGCGCCGGTGCCCGAAACGAAACAGCTCTATCCGCCTGCATCGCTACGCTCACGCCGGCGGATAGAGCTGTCCCCTGATACAGTCGAACACTAA
- a CDS encoding inverse autotransporter beta domain-containing protein translates to MNISLAPLEHLLIGSLETRAYAESRTVSDEEGTNDGTTDYRQSRRRDREEKSADGPGVIGRLGYNALQTFGRDDSITNLELMPYMIEDGTMWFTDFRFFLSNDLQYGGNIGLGYRQEVANKTVIGTNFFYDIDETSEDMFHQLGFGLETYAEKWDARANFYFPIGETQGDTRVRDSNYRYSGTSIIYDLERRTNQAYQGVDVEIGYLIPTDFTEDHNVRLFGGLYHFEGDAGEDIDGYKVRLQGDVSESFQTQVEYTSDDTFGNNVMLAIHYMFPSGPGRSKTSRPVNMLEGFVHRNYNVIVADGVENEIGLSVTSAGSDLSSQGAGSGDELTVKHVSSNGTPAGGTHAGSVDDPFESIADAQASGADIILVHGGSVLSETVTVATGQRIYGEGGTYLMQNGTLSSYFLPTATSSSELPTLTNSVGNAFELKSNAEIAGFVVDGAGGYGIYANGSTNGYASNIDIQNSGGGIGLDNVAGTFVFDDITIEGSTGNGVSILNNRADIHLDAGIYDSTGYGMEIVNYSAGSITFDELTFGGSGGQGIYLAGINEDLSFNDLSIDHTSGTALHINGGDGTVTFNGDTSIEDSGNHGLIVENFEGEVSFGTVDVALAGNGDGVELTDNSGSITVDELNVSNENGTGLAISNSDDVTINKGSIETVSGTALDVEGSTVDISLDSVSSSDAQYGIRVVDTDGQVIVFGDEEDSSGGTITGAEAAIYVSGSEKVAFQFMLLDGNQTGLKVVDSNEVYLSHAFIRNVDEWGVDAFNTRLVNIDESLLESNGNADHNRIRFLADEKGAYEFTLSNSILAANDGSAIQIETLAGSAGSTLGVILHSNDVYLANSAVAGLDIDWNGTSSTTLYSNEFVTEDGDKVAFDFDGLSTSKLTSITMQQNLFRLNGVNDTAIDVKTAGESTIATNTNYLFLDESNQTGFLFDLGNESNVAIFSTLLTSSEDSATGALFEHVGEDSNVQFSGNNFALDTSSTLIDRGLIFESIDDILVLTGESNLITGAGEIFSIPTDSFYGAISINNTLVEGDAE, encoded by the coding sequence TTGAACATTTCGCTCGCTCCCCTCGAGCACCTTCTTATCGGCTCACTCGAAACGCGTGCCTACGCTGAAAGCAGAACGGTCAGTGACGAGGAAGGAACGAACGATGGAACGACTGACTATCGTCAGAGCCGAAGGAGGGACCGGGAGGAAAAATCTGCAGATGGCCCCGGCGTTATCGGGCGACTGGGTTACAATGCTTTGCAGACCTTCGGTCGAGATGATTCCATCACCAACCTTGAACTGATGCCGTATATGATTGAAGACGGAACCATGTGGTTTACCGACTTCCGCTTCTTTCTCAGTAACGATCTGCAGTATGGTGGAAACATCGGTCTTGGGTATCGACAAGAAGTGGCTAACAAGACAGTCATCGGTACCAACTTCTTTTATGATATTGACGAAACCAGCGAAGACATGTTTCATCAGCTGGGATTCGGTCTCGAAACCTATGCCGAAAAATGGGACGCTCGGGCAAACTTCTATTTCCCGATCGGGGAGACCCAGGGAGATACCCGAGTTCGGGATAGCAACTACCGGTATTCAGGGACCTCGATCATCTACGACCTCGAACGCCGAACCAATCAGGCCTATCAGGGGGTCGATGTCGAGATTGGTTATCTCATCCCGACAGACTTCACTGAAGACCATAACGTACGTTTGTTCGGTGGACTGTATCACTTTGAGGGAGATGCGGGTGAGGACATCGACGGATACAAGGTGCGACTGCAAGGCGATGTGAGCGAATCATTCCAGACTCAGGTCGAGTATACGAGCGACGACACGTTTGGAAACAACGTCATGCTGGCGATTCATTACATGTTCCCGAGCGGTCCTGGTCGATCGAAAACGAGTCGACCTGTTAACATGCTTGAAGGGTTTGTGCATCGTAACTACAACGTCATCGTTGCTGATGGAGTAGAAAACGAGATCGGCCTGTCTGTAACCAGTGCTGGAAGTGACCTGAGTAGTCAGGGAGCAGGCTCTGGAGACGAGCTGACGGTTAAGCACGTCTCCTCGAACGGAACACCTGCCGGGGGAACTCATGCTGGCTCGGTCGACGATCCGTTTGAATCAATCGCGGATGCGCAGGCATCCGGTGCGGATATCATCCTCGTGCATGGTGGCAGCGTTCTATCAGAGACCGTCACGGTTGCAACAGGACAGCGAATTTATGGTGAAGGGGGAACTTATCTTATGCAGAACGGAACCCTTAGTAGTTATTTTCTACCAACGGCAACGTCCAGTTCGGAATTGCCGACCCTGACTAACAGCGTAGGCAATGCATTTGAGCTTAAGTCCAACGCCGAGATTGCAGGCTTCGTCGTGGACGGTGCGGGGGGATATGGAATTTATGCAAACGGATCAACGAACGGCTACGCTTCAAATATCGATATTCAGAACTCAGGTGGTGGTATTGGTCTCGACAATGTTGCTGGAACATTTGTGTTTGATGACATCACAATCGAAGGCAGTACAGGGAACGGGGTCTCGATACTGAATAACCGGGCGGATATTCACCTGGATGCCGGAATTTACGACTCCACTGGTTATGGGATGGAGATTGTCAACTACTCGGCTGGATCGATCACCTTTGACGAGTTGACTTTTGGTGGATCGGGAGGACAGGGAATCTATCTCGCTGGAATCAACGAGGACCTCTCCTTCAACGATCTTTCAATCGACCATACATCGGGGACCGCGCTTCATATTAATGGAGGAGATGGAACCGTTACGTTTAATGGGGATACCAGCATTGAAGATTCCGGTAATCATGGGCTCATTGTCGAAAACTTCGAAGGCGAGGTCTCATTCGGAACAGTGGATGTTGCACTCGCAGGCAATGGTGACGGGGTGGAGCTCACTGACAACAGTGGAAGTATCACTGTTGATGAGTTAAATGTTTCTAACGAAAATGGAACTGGCCTCGCGATTAGTAACAGCGATGATGTAACGATCAACAAAGGATCGATTGAAACCGTCAGTGGTACCGCACTGGATGTAGAAGGTTCCACGGTTGATATCAGTTTGGATAGTGTTTCCAGTTCGGATGCTCAATATGGTATCCGCGTGGTAGATACCGATGGTCAAGTCATTGTCTTTGGGGATGAAGAAGACTCGTCAGGTGGTACTATTACTGGAGCGGAAGCGGCTATCTACGTTTCCGGATCGGAGAAGGTCGCTTTCCAGTTCATGCTTCTGGATGGAAATCAGACCGGGTTAAAAGTGGTTGACTCAAACGAGGTATACCTCTCCCATGCCTTCATTCGGAATGTGGATGAATGGGGAGTCGATGCCTTTAACACTCGTCTGGTAAATATCGATGAATCGTTACTTGAGTCGAACGGAAACGCCGACCATAACCGCATCAGATTCCTGGCAGACGAGAAAGGGGCTTATGAGTTTACCCTGAGCAACTCTATTCTGGCGGCAAATGACGGTTCTGCGATTCAGATTGAAACTCTGGCGGGTAGTGCGGGATCGACCCTCGGGGTGATACTGCACAGCAATGATGTTTATCTGGCGAACTCTGCAGTGGCAGGTTTAGATATCGACTGGAATGGTACCTCTTCTACAACGCTGTATAGCAACGAGTTCGTCACAGAGGATGGGGACAAAGTTGCCTTTGACTTCGATGGCCTTTCCACCAGTAAACTGACTTCCATCACCATGCAGCAGAACTTGTTCAGGTTGAATGGAGTGAATGACACCGCAATTGACGTCAAGACGGCTGGCGAGTCGACCATTGCCACGAATACAAATTACCTGTTCCTGGACGAGTCAAATCAGACCGGATTCTTGTTTGACCTTGGTAACGAATCGAACGTGGCGATATTTTCCACGCTGTTGACGTCGTCAGAAGACAGCGCGACAGGCGCTCTGTTCGAGCATGTAGGTGAAGACAGCAACGTTCAGTTCTCGGGTAACAATTTCGCTCTGGATACCAGTTCAACGTTGATTGATCGTGGACTGATTTTTGAGTCGATCGATGATATTCTGGTTCTCACCGGAGAAAGCAATTTAATCACCGGCGCGGGTGAGATCTTCAGCATCCCCACCGACAGTTTCTACGGCGCAATTAGCATTAACAACACGCTGGTGGAAGGGGATGCCGAATAG
- a CDS encoding CotH kinase family protein has protein sequence MRNRYGICLLLSLLIATPFLLWAQPPFGPPGAGRQGGGPDGEKIELLDKFDRDGDGWLKAEESSLAAKYLQKNSSRRGPVDPHLDQKFGPGGADRHNEEERPTLRGNRRGFGPPGRMSPGSFPQAGKVKAGTQISKESVSPVEGDLYDVSILRTIFIDFENNNWESELDTFHNTDVDIPATLTVDGEEFPNCGIRFRGLSSYHMVPAGLKRSLNVSVDSTNSEQRIGGYKTLNLLNGSSDNSMMSTVLYSYIANKYTTAPKANFVRVVINGEDWGIYTNVQQFNKDFLKENYGSGKGARWKVSGSPRGGGGLDYRGENSEDYAYPYELKKGDEQDVKKLIELCRILNETPIDQLPENLEQRVDVDELLWFLALDNGFINSDGYWIRASDYSIYLDKEELFHFIPHDMNEAFRGAGGPGMAGPGGSRRGEGPHGPGRPGGPPGFGGPLGNGGRPDFRQRRGNGRSEVAGRRGVELDETASPLELDPLVGMDDPMKPLRSKVLQVPKYRTQYLSNLQTLAKETLTWNELGPFIESQTSLIDEAMKIDTRKLCTYEEFREAVSAEPVVAQPRDNQRRGRGHGSMNLKQFIDGRQEFLTRRTEELLQQVGSVRSN, from the coding sequence ATGCGAAATCGATACGGTATTTGTTTGCTGCTGTCATTGCTGATCGCTACCCCCTTTCTATTGTGGGCACAGCCTCCCTTTGGCCCACCCGGCGCTGGAAGACAGGGTGGAGGTCCCGACGGAGAGAAAATAGAACTTCTCGACAAATTCGATCGCGATGGAGATGGCTGGCTTAAAGCTGAGGAAAGTTCCTTAGCCGCTAAATACCTTCAGAAGAATTCTTCAAGGCGTGGCCCTGTTGACCCTCACTTGGATCAGAAGTTTGGTCCGGGAGGAGCCGATCGCCACAATGAGGAAGAACGTCCTACTCTTCGAGGTAATCGTCGCGGCTTTGGTCCTCCCGGGAGGATGTCTCCCGGGAGTTTTCCTCAAGCTGGCAAGGTGAAAGCTGGAACTCAGATCAGTAAGGAGAGCGTGAGTCCTGTGGAAGGGGATTTGTACGATGTCTCCATTCTGCGGACCATTTTTATTGATTTTGAAAACAACAATTGGGAAAGCGAACTCGATACGTTTCACAATACAGATGTCGATATTCCTGCGACGTTAACAGTCGACGGAGAGGAATTTCCAAACTGTGGAATTCGATTTCGAGGATTGTCTTCTTATCACATGGTTCCAGCGGGTCTCAAGCGGTCGCTGAACGTGTCGGTGGACAGTACCAATTCAGAGCAAAGAATCGGTGGATATAAAACATTGAACCTGCTGAATGGTTCCAGTGACAACTCAATGATGAGCACTGTGCTCTATTCGTATATAGCTAATAAATATACCACCGCTCCGAAGGCGAACTTTGTTCGAGTGGTGATTAACGGCGAGGACTGGGGGATCTACACGAATGTGCAACAGTTCAATAAAGATTTTCTCAAGGAAAACTACGGCTCTGGAAAAGGCGCCCGCTGGAAAGTGAGCGGTTCCCCCCGGGGAGGAGGTGGACTCGATTATCGAGGAGAGAACTCAGAGGATTACGCATATCCGTATGAACTCAAAAAGGGTGACGAACAGGATGTCAAAAAACTGATCGAACTCTGCCGAATTCTTAATGAAACCCCAATCGATCAATTACCGGAAAACCTGGAACAGCGGGTTGATGTGGACGAGCTACTCTGGTTCCTTGCACTCGATAATGGGTTCATCAATTCCGATGGATACTGGATTCGCGCAAGTGACTACAGCATTTACCTCGACAAGGAAGAGCTCTTTCATTTCATACCTCACGATATGAACGAAGCGTTTCGAGGAGCCGGTGGGCCGGGAATGGCCGGCCCCGGAGGTTCGCGACGTGGTGAAGGTCCGCACGGTCCAGGTAGGCCGGGTGGACCCCCTGGGTTCGGTGGACCACTTGGAAACGGAGGTCGTCCTGATTTTCGTCAACGACGTGGCAACGGTCGGTCCGAAGTTGCAGGTCGTCGAGGGGTAGAGCTGGATGAGACCGCTTCTCCATTAGAACTTGATCCCTTGGTGGGAATGGACGATCCCATGAAACCACTGCGAAGCAAGGTCTTACAGGTTCCGAAATATCGAACGCAATATCTGTCAAACCTGCAGACTCTTGCGAAGGAAACACTTACTTGGAACGAACTGGGCCCCTTTATCGAATCGCAGACGAGTCTGATTGACGAGGCGATGAAAATCGATACACGCAAACTGTGTACCTACGAAGAATTCCGTGAGGCAGTCAGCGCGGAACCGGTTGTGGCTCAACCCCGTGACAATCAACGAAGAGGACGAGGACATGGTAGCATGAATCTCAAACAGTTTATTGATGGTCGACAGGAATTCTTGACTCGAAGAACGGAAGAGCTACTGCAACAGGTTGGAAGCGTTCGTAGCAACTAA
- a CDS encoding polyphosphate polymerase domain-containing protein, translating into MSRNHNEINSDKTTGPVKQQQTRIELKYLLDNQQSCAIKEWARKHLDSDPNCVPRGHDHYDVSTLYFDTQELDLYHRTGRVGRTKYRIRGYNDRETVWLETKTKKKVVVSKNRSAVSTEEFDRYLGQQNSSGARLEEPWSGRWFQDGLSEHLLIPIVQIGYQRFARLGVFDGEAMRLTIDNQLEASHATSNQLRTPSHERSIATPDILELKFNNQMPAPFKQLLSLFPLTLHGFSKYRTAVEACGIFSQVPEYHSCA; encoded by the coding sequence ATGTCCCGGAACCATAATGAAATTAACAGTGATAAAACAACGGGTCCTGTAAAGCAGCAACAGACACGAATTGAACTGAAGTACCTACTGGACAATCAGCAATCCTGTGCCATCAAAGAATGGGCGAGAAAACATCTCGATTCGGATCCAAACTGTGTTCCGCGGGGACATGACCACTACGACGTATCGACGCTTTATTTTGATACTCAAGAGTTGGATCTGTACCACCGCACTGGCCGAGTGGGCCGGACAAAATATCGAATTCGAGGATATAATGACCGGGAAACAGTCTGGTTAGAGACGAAAACAAAAAAGAAGGTTGTTGTCTCCAAGAATCGCTCCGCCGTATCTACTGAAGAATTCGATCGGTATCTGGGTCAACAGAATTCAAGTGGAGCGAGATTGGAAGAACCTTGGAGTGGCCGCTGGTTCCAGGATGGACTTTCGGAGCATCTGCTGATTCCGATCGTACAGATTGGATATCAACGATTCGCCAGACTGGGAGTCTTCGATGGTGAAGCGATGCGATTGACGATCGACAATCAACTGGAAGCTTCGCACGCCACTTCCAATCAATTGAGAACACCTTCCCATGAGAGATCCATTGCGACTCCTGACATCCTGGAACTGAAGTTCAATAACCAGATGCCGGCCCCGTTCAAGCAGCTATTAAGCCTGTTTCCGTTGACACTTCATGGGTTTTCGAAATACCGAACTGCAGTGGAAGCGTGCGGAATCTTCTCACAAGTACCGGAGTATCATTCTTGTGCCTGA
- a CDS encoding DUF4956 domain-containing protein, producing the protein MPDWMPSFSEDLNISASTLIVRLLLAWIGGIVVAGIARGGIRQTPGDSLSLTLVLMSILIAMATQIIGDNIARAFSLVGALSIVRFRTAVPATRDVAFVLAAVIVGMAMGAGQYWVSGFGLLTVAIATGLSNRQAGSLQHSKKYTVSGNFKWRLLLQVSLHQADGWSDRVEPLVSGYRLISVNTVRRGSALEMIYDFEPLEGVDATRLISTLNALPGVESVTARQNS; encoded by the coding sequence GTGCCTGACTGGATGCCCTCTTTTTCAGAAGACCTGAATATCTCCGCGTCGACCTTAATCGTCCGTCTATTGCTGGCGTGGATAGGTGGAATTGTAGTTGCGGGAATTGCGCGTGGTGGAATTCGACAGACACCGGGAGACTCGTTGTCGCTGACACTGGTACTGATGAGTATACTGATCGCGATGGCGACCCAGATCATTGGTGACAACATTGCTCGGGCGTTCAGTCTGGTGGGCGCACTTTCAATCGTTCGGTTTCGAACTGCGGTGCCCGCGACACGCGATGTCGCATTTGTACTCGCCGCTGTGATTGTAGGGATGGCTATGGGTGCGGGACAATACTGGGTATCCGGGTTCGGGTTACTCACGGTTGCAATTGCCACGGGCCTCAGTAACAGGCAGGCAGGGAGTCTCCAGCATTCAAAGAAATATACTGTCTCGGGTAATTTTAAATGGAGACTGTTGCTGCAAGTGAGTTTGCATCAGGCTGACGGGTGGAGCGACAGAGTGGAGCCATTGGTTTCCGGTTATCGACTTATCTCCGTCAACACCGTCCGTCGCGGAAGCGCGCTGGAAATGATTTATGACTTCGAGCCTCTGGAAGGCGTGGATGCAACACGGTTGATTTCGACATTGAATGCTCTTCCCGGAGTAGAATCGGTCACCGCCCGCCAAAACAGTTGA
- a CDS encoding serine/threonine protein kinase, which produces MKHDDSRHSHSSFDASLDDVSDDALVHAVKHYMSLIEEGDAPPLEVYLDQWPEIAAVLRPALEGLALIHHAGDKPSESSQEKGNYATVGKPIGDFQIVREIGRGGMGVVYEAIQLSLGRHVALKVLPLASGFDEVRLQRFRNEAHAAAGLHHTNIVPVFAVGVDRGVHYYAMQLINGQTLSDVIQEMREVNSLEHLSSNHSQSTSREEEKSVSHSVGAQEQSQIETGRLEYSTVLSSDTATRQHYYRSVVRMIHQASLAVEHAHQYGVVHRDIKPANLLLDSTGKIWVTDFGLAQVQALDTGLTRTGDPMGTLRYMSPEQAAGNKGAIDHRTDIYSLGVTLYELLTLHPAIVGDGYRDLINHVVEKEPVSPRSIDPALPSELDTIVMKAISKNSADRYRDAKSLADDLERWIEDKPIQARPPTLFDRLSKWRRRNSGLVAVVSIILFLATLGLGATTLLVLKEERRTELALQAERKQRELAEDNYRQARNTVDSFIDLSEASLPFFQMEELKELRQEFLQKAVDFYTLFLKQRENDPELADVVSTTKAHIARLSSELELLNRVMPLMLLEVPQIRQEVNVSEKTANKIVQSINEFDTYRRTIEDSSDENVNQFKQVIEDLSLSLDNMQIERLHQIGRQQRLPFTFKTSEIMNALDLTSEQRVEINRIIESNRPPMGENLFHKRGPKGPPGEPPTDRHHEDTVEKTVKEILASLSPVQQRKWEVLIGEPFEFERRNGPPFRPNRPGGPRP; this is translated from the coding sequence ATGAAACACGATGACTCCCGGCACAGTCATTCCTCTTTCGATGCCTCGCTAGATGATGTTAGTGATGACGCACTTGTACACGCGGTTAAGCACTATATGTCTCTGATCGAAGAGGGAGACGCGCCGCCACTGGAAGTCTACCTAGACCAGTGGCCGGAGATCGCCGCCGTACTTCGCCCTGCGTTGGAGGGGTTGGCACTCATTCATCATGCCGGAGATAAGCCTTCAGAATCATCTCAAGAAAAAGGCAATTATGCGACCGTTGGTAAGCCCATCGGTGATTTTCAAATTGTGCGAGAAATCGGCCGTGGTGGAATGGGAGTCGTATACGAGGCGATTCAACTTTCCCTCGGTCGACATGTTGCCCTCAAAGTTCTTCCTCTCGCCAGCGGTTTTGACGAAGTACGCCTGCAACGATTCCGAAACGAAGCCCATGCGGCTGCTGGTCTGCACCATACAAATATCGTCCCTGTATTCGCTGTGGGTGTTGATCGCGGAGTCCATTATTACGCGATGCAGTTGATCAATGGACAGACGTTATCTGATGTCATTCAAGAAATGCGAGAAGTCAATTCTCTGGAACACCTTTCTTCGAACCACTCACAATCGACTAGTCGCGAGGAAGAAAAGTCTGTTTCTCACTCGGTCGGTGCACAGGAGCAAAGCCAGATTGAAACGGGTCGGCTCGAATACTCAACAGTTCTGAGTAGCGATACCGCCACCCGACAACATTACTACAGGTCTGTCGTACGCATGATTCATCAGGCATCACTCGCCGTCGAACATGCGCATCAGTACGGCGTGGTACATCGCGATATTAAGCCGGCCAACCTGTTACTCGATTCTACTGGTAAAATATGGGTGACCGACTTTGGACTCGCGCAGGTTCAGGCACTCGATACGGGTTTGACCCGCACGGGTGACCCGATGGGCACGCTCCGCTACATGTCACCGGAACAGGCGGCGGGGAACAAGGGAGCGATCGATCATCGAACAGATATCTACTCGTTGGGAGTCACCCTGTACGAGTTGCTGACATTGCACCCAGCCATCGTGGGAGACGGTTACCGGGACCTGATCAACCATGTTGTGGAAAAGGAACCTGTATCCCCTCGCAGTATCGACCCTGCCCTGCCATCGGAACTCGATACGATTGTGATGAAAGCCATCTCAAAGAATTCCGCGGATCGGTACCGCGACGCAAAGTCCCTGGCAGATGACCTTGAACGCTGGATCGAAGACAAACCGATACAGGCACGTCCGCCGACTTTATTTGATCGACTGTCAAAGTGGCGACGGCGGAACAGTGGACTTGTGGCCGTTGTGAGCATCATTCTGTTTCTGGCAACACTCGGGTTGGGAGCAACAACCCTGCTTGTTTTGAAAGAAGAGCGTCGCACAGAACTGGCCCTGCAAGCCGAAAGAAAACAAAGAGAACTCGCGGAAGACAATTACAGACAGGCCAGGAATACCGTTGACTCCTTCATCGACCTCAGCGAGGCCAGTTTACCATTTTTCCAGATGGAAGAACTTAAGGAACTGCGACAGGAGTTTCTCCAGAAAGCGGTCGATTTTTACACCTTGTTCCTGAAACAACGAGAAAATGATCCGGAACTGGCTGATGTGGTCAGTACAACTAAGGCACACATCGCCAGATTGAGTTCTGAACTGGAACTTTTGAATCGGGTAATGCCACTCATGTTGCTCGAAGTTCCCCAGATTCGACAGGAAGTCAACGTTTCCGAGAAAACTGCTAACAAGATCGTGCAATCGATAAACGAGTTCGATACTTATCGGCGAACCATTGAAGATTCCAGCGATGAGAACGTGAACCAATTCAAACAGGTTATTGAAGACTTGAGCCTGAGTCTCGACAATATGCAGATCGAGCGTCTGCATCAGATTGGGCGGCAACAGCGTTTGCCCTTCACTTTCAAAACCTCAGAAATCATGAATGCACTCGATTTGACCTCGGAGCAACGAGTCGAGATCAATCGAATTATTGAATCGAATCGTCCACCGATGGGAGAGAACCTATTTCATAAACGGGGTCCAAAAGGGCCGCCAGGTGAACCCCCAACTGACCGACATCATGAGGATACGGTCGAAAAAACGGTCAAGGAGATACTGGCCAGCCTTTCACCAGTTCAGCAGAGGAAATGGGAGGTCTTGATTGGGGAACCGTTCGAGTTCGAACGTCGCAATGGCCCCCCTTTCCGACCCAATCGACCTGGCGGTCCGCGCCCCTAA